The genomic region CTCCTGGATGCTGGTTTTCCAGTCCGTGCCGGCGCCAAGGGCGGCGGCGTCCTTCAGGAGCGGTCCGATGAGGCGCATCACCAGCTGGCGGGCGGTCTCGATGTCGTTGGACACGTAGGTGGCGCCGATGAGGGCTTCCATGGTGTCGGCCAGAATCGAGGCCTTGTTCTTGCCTTCGGTGAGCTTCTCGCCCTGGCCAAGATAGATGTAGTCCCCGATGCCCAGGCTGCGGCCGATGCCGGCGAGGGCGCGGGTACTCACCACGGCCGACCGGCGCTTGGCCAGGTCGCCCTCGGGGAGCGTCGGGTTGTCGCGGTACAGCGCATCGGTAACGGAGAAGCCCAGGATGGAGTCGCCCAGGAACTCAAGGCGCTCGTTGGTGGGTATGCCGCCGTTTTCGTAGGCGTACGAACGGTGTGTCAGAGCAAGACGAAGCGTCCCGGCGTCAATGAAGACACCGAGACGCTTCAGAAGCTCTTCAGTTGAAGACATCCTGATCAGCTTGGAGGCCGATTAGACGTCCGCGACCTTGCGGCCCTTGTACTCAAGGAACAGCGCAGTGCCAGCCGAGTCGGTGACGACCTTTGCCTGGTGCGGCAGGCTGTAGGTGA from Arthrobacter globiformis harbors:
- the rnc gene encoding ribonuclease III produces the protein MSSTEELLKRLGVFIDAGTLRLALTHRSYAYENGGIPTNERLEFLGDSILGFSVTDALYRDNPTLPEGDLAKRRSAVVSTRALAGIGRSLGIGDYIYLGQGEKLTEGKNKASILADTMEALIGATYVSNDIETARQLVMRLIGPLLKDAAALGAGTDWKTSIQELAAGRQLGSIYYAVEGSGPDHARTFVAVLQIGGTAYGKGSGHSKKEAEQEAAADAWRKLSGAEAKLSGAESAPADVSAAPSESAAGS